Below is a window of Caldisericia bacterium DNA.
TACAAGTTCTCTCTATCTTGCCGATAGCAAAGGAAAAATTGGTCCAACTCTTGCAACTCTTCTTCACATAAATCCTTGGATTATAGGCATCATTGTGTTCGTGATAATAATTGCTTATCTGTTTTTCACTAAGACAACTAAGAGACCGGATAGTAAGTTGAGCTGGCAGATGATAGGAATCCTCCTTCTACCTGTAGCAATGTTTGGTTTCTGGACAAGTACTTTATCTGGAAGACCATATCCTATGGGTATTACTGGTGGATGGATAAATGTGCTTATGGGATATGCAACTAAGGCTAAGCTGAACTGGGAAGGTGCAGAGGTTTTGGGTATCGTGATAGGAGCATTTATAACTGCTCTTATCTATAAAGAATTTAAATTTAGAGTACCCAGGAGAGGAATAACTTACTTGCAGGTAACTATAGGTGGAATATGTATGGGATTTGGTGCAGTTCTTGGCAGTGGATGTAATATAGGACATTTCTTCTCTGGAATTCCACAACTTGCTTTAAGTTCTATTGTTGCTGGCATATTCTTTATCCTGGGTAATTGGTTTATGTCATCAATATTGTATGGAGGTAGTAAATGAAGATTACAATTGAAACTATGGTTCCATCGTACACTTATGAAGATGTTGATACTGCAATAAAGATAATAGAGGCAGCATTAAACAAGGGGCATGAAGTAAGACTATTTTTGTTCTCAGATTCAGTTCTCGCCGCAAATTCCAAAGTTAAGCCATTAAGAATTGATAGAAACATACCTGAAAAGCTAAAGGAACTTATCAAGAAAGGATTAAGAGTTGATATCTGTGGAATATGTATGGATTATAGAGGAGTTACTCAGGATATGTTAATTGAAGGAGCCAATCCGAGCGGTCTCCCAGAACTTGCGGAATTAATTGCAACAACTGATGTATTTATAAATTTAATGGCTTGAGGTGGAGAAATGAAAAGAATATTATTTGTAATATATCAATCACCGTGTGGCTCTATTTGGGTGAATGAAGGATTTAGAACAGCTTTTGGAATGTATGGAGAGGACCTTGAACCTTCCATCCTTCTCATGGATGAAGCAGTGGTTTCGGTAGCAAAAGAGACAGAACCCAAAAAGCTTGGCCTCCTTTCCCTCAAAATGGTCCAGAAGTATCTTAAGAAGTATGAAACAAAAATATATGTAGTTGATGAGGATCTTAAGAAATACAAAGTTAAAGAAATTGATGAAGGATACAATCCTGAGATTATATCCCTTGAAAAGACAAAAGAGATTATTCACTCCAACGATTTTGTAATATTTATGTGAGGTGAGAGAGATGGTTATCTTTGTTAAATATGGATTAGGACATTTAATTGCTGAAAGAAAAATGGATCTATCCAAAGAAGGTGATACAGTTGTGTTAATTCAGAATGGTGTTTTCTGGTTATTAAATAAGGAAAAAATGGGGGCTTTAAAAGAGAAAAAGGTTAATATTGTTGCATTAAAGGATGATTTCTTATCCAGAGGATACAAAGAATCGGATACCACAGTTCCTCTTATCTCTTATGATGAACTTATAACTATACTGGAGAAGGACCAAAAGGTGTTGGGGTAGGGTATCTCCTACCCCATACTTGTTTAATATTACTCATCTCTTTTATCATTACAAAACCTTCATTAATCCCAATGGGTGTATAATTTTAATTGTGAGGAGAAAGTCATGGAAAAACCAAAGGTTTTAATTGAGCTTTATGTAGCATCGCCACCGACATTTAAATGTAGGAGAATGATTGAACTTGCAGAGCAAATGGCAGAGGAGTATCCGGGAAAGATAAAGATAAATATATACTACAGGGGTCAACCAATACCGGATGAGGCAACAACAGGTTTTAGAGCAAGTTTAAAATCTATGGGTGTTCCATCAATATTTATTGATGGAAGATGGGTTGCCTCCACAAATCCACCTCCAATTGATAGGGTGAGAAAACATATAGAGGAGGATTTGAAGGCAATTGAAGAGTATGTAAAAAAGCATGGAGAGAAGTATGAGTAATATCAAATTCTTTTGTCCCATATGTGGAGAGGAGCTTGTTGAGAAAAATACAGTTGGAAGATGCATATACTGTGGAAAGGAAGAGGAAACTTATTGGATATGCCCCAATGGACATTACATATGCGAAGAGTGTAGACTCTTAAACCAGAAAGAGATTACAATAAAGTACCTCTCTTACACAAAAGAGAAGGATGTATTAAAAATTCTTCACACTTTAATCAAGCATCCATCCTTTAACTTCTTTGGAAAGGAGTATCATTTTGTCCTTGGACCAGTAGTTCTTACAGCTTTAAAAAATCAGGGGAAACTAAATTGGGATCCAAGGAGAAATGCTGCCCTAATTCATAGAACTGAATTCATACCCTATGGTGTCTGTGGAACCATAGGAACATGTGGAGTTTGCGCTGCTGTGGGAGCAACAGTCTCAACTCTTCTTAAAGCCACATACATGAGTGACAGGGAAAGAAGTATCTCTCTATTAAGTGTTTCTGAATGTCTCAAGGA
It encodes the following:
- the tusB gene encoding sulfurtransferase complex subunit TusB, with the protein product MVIFVKYGLGHLIAERKMDLSKEGDTVVLIQNGVFWLLNKEKMGALKEKKVNIVALKDDFLSRGYKESDTTVPLISYDELITILEKDQKVLG
- a CDS encoding DsrE family protein; the encoded protein is MKRILFVIYQSPCGSIWVNEGFRTAFGMYGEDLEPSILLMDEAVVSVAKETEPKKLGLLSLKMVQKYLKKYETKIYVVDEDLKKYKVKEIDEGYNPEIISLEKTKEIIHSNDFVIFM
- a CDS encoding YeeE/YedE family protein, with amino-acid sequence MEVILGIITGVAFGAVLQRGRVCFNSAFRDLKLLKDNFLFKAIMFAIALEIIAFLFMAQMGWVHLNPKPFNIIGNIVGPFIFGIGMVLAGGCASGTTYRVGEGNTTSWLALLFYGLTAWATKKGIFSPILKAVSKYTTKVPSTSSLYLADSKGKIGPTLATLLHINPWIIGIIVFVIIIAYLFFTKTTKRPDSKLSWQMIGILLLPVAMFGFWTSTLSGRPYPMGITGGWINVLMGYATKAKLNWEGAEVLGIVIGAFITALIYKEFKFRVPRRGITYLQVTIGGICMGFGAVLGSGCNIGHFFSGIPQLALSSIVAGIFFILGNWFMSSILYGGSK
- a CDS encoding DsrE family protein, which produces MKITIETMVPSYTYEDVDTAIKIIEAALNKGHEVRLFLFSDSVLAANSKVKPLRIDRNIPEKLKELIKKGLRVDICGICMDYRGVTQDMLIEGANPSGLPELAELIATTDVFINLMA